Genomic segment of Andrena cerasifolii isolate SP2316 chromosome 16, iyAndCera1_principal, whole genome shotgun sequence:
GTTGGTGCATAAATCTAGGTGCTCGGTAAAAGCGTAGATCTCTTCCGGCTTCGGGAGCGAggcagcgcggcgcggcggtgaaATCGTTGACGTGGACCCCTTCGCCACGCAGAGACGTAACAAATCTTATTGTTCGGCGCCCTTTTACGAGATCCTATATAACGCGACCAGGCTGGATGCTGCGGGGCGAAGCCTGAATTATGGTCGCCTTTGCGGGGAGGTGATCATAAAGGTGATTCGTCTCGGTCCTGCAAGTGTCAAAAGCCTGTCCCTAATAGCTTTTCCAACGAGGCACGGGCTTATGTATTGTTAATATTCGCTAGGAGTAGTCGCGAGTGCTGGTCAAGTAACTAGTGGGCTAGCTTTTCTTCACCACTAGCTCGAACGTGGTGTTTAAGTACCGAGGAATGTCCAGGAGAGACAGGATAGCTAAAGGTCCCGTGAACCAGCTTACGTAAAGGCACGTTGTCATATCTCGGTCGCATCCGACACAGCCGGAGTCAGAATTTAGTTGTTTCGGTCACGTGCCACCGACATATTGTCCGCGTCTCGTGGAGGCGAGTGTTCTGTAACTCGACACGTGCCGGTCCACCGCCCCACAGCGCGATCGCGGAGGACGGTGCACCCCATCCTCGGCTTCCTATTTAGCCATTAGCTACTGTTTACTTGATTTTAAGAGTCAATTCATTCGACGGGCCACCGTAGGCAAACACGCAGACTGCGAAGCCGCCATTGTCTCGATCGCAGGGCCAAGCAACCGTTCCTCATCTCGTTACAGCTCTCGACTGGGAAACTGGTGAAGCAAAGAGCATCTCGCCTCGGACGGTTCGCAGCGAGAGAGTCCTCGGACCTGGCGGAACTGGGAACATCACGTGGAGATACAGGTGACGCGGGTCGCATGATGAAATAACGCAGAACCCCCTGTGCCCGATCAGTGGCACGGGGTTCCTTGCCCCTGCCCCGGGAACCTCCCTTCTCGAGTCTCCCTAAAACACGATTCACTTGGCACACAAGTTTTCTGCATATAATGCGCGGTATCGGGACGAACCCCGCCGCTTAATTTAATCCAATACAATATGGACCCCCTCACCTCGTCGCTCGCCGTCGGAAGGGGTGCGCTAAAGAGGGTGGGTGGCTTTTTAAAACTGTGCCGATCTCGATTCACCGTGAAACCTCATCCTATTATGATCGATCTAATCCTGATTGGCCCGGACAGGTTTTTTTACTTTCGCGGTGCACCGACCACGAGTCTTATCTAGTTTCAGAGGGGAGAACGAGTCCAGACAACATATTCTCTATCCTGGCATTCTCCTCCGACGTGTGCTTTCATAGCCGCGCTTGTCGTCGCTTCTCGTTTAGTCCCCACTGAAATGGCGGTCTCGTTAGACAAAGGAAGATGAATAGTAGCCCTAAAGATTATTAGACTTGGTTCGATCGCGGTAATCCTTAGGAGACGCGACCCATTGGGATGTTCGCCGAATCGCGTTGTACTACGGTATTGTCCGCGCGCAGCAGACTGAGACGGCGCCTTTTTGTAATTGCAGGGCAGTTTCGGGGCGACTTTGGCCGTACCCTTCCATGGGGCTGGTGCGTACAGGTCTAAGGTAATCTAATAAACGCGAAGGCAAGTCGCAGGGGGCAGGTGCCGAAGGCGTTGTAGGCGCCGGAGCTGCCCGGCCTCCAGACTTCCCGTCGCCGTCACCTTTTCTTCGTGACCTACGATCCAGGtgcttattctttttttttttattcacctCTGCCTATCGTTTCGAGCGATCGGCTAGCAGCTAAGACCTTGCCACTTTCCAGCAGATTTTTACAACCTTTAGCATAGCGAGCGTTTGCCGAGTTTCACCCAGCGAAGTCGAGTCACGGCCACGTCGTCCCGGTATTTCTCGCTCCTAATCCGGAATAACAAGCAAGCGGGGGAGGCAGAATTTAGTTCGACGGTTTTAGCGACTCCCGATTTGTATTCTCGACTTAACGACTGCCTTTTCAGCTGCGCTTTCGTGTAGGGCAACGTCGAGAGATAATCCAAGGAagcggtctgggttaggtctaccACCCACCATTAGGCACAAATATCTTAATTCTGCCCGCAGCGGTCCGCTCCCAAATTGCACGGGCCGAGTCAAATGACCCGTGAGCTTTCGGCGCAAAAAAGAGTAGAAAGGAAATGCGGAAACTCGGTGCGTAAGAATGTTAAATCATTTCATTTATTCGCATCGTTCGGAATGTCTGTCGTAAAGCTATTATCGCTGCGAATAGTTCGCGCACCGCTCTTGAACAGATTTTCCTCTGGATTTCTCGTAGCCATCGTTGTCCCTCGGCTCGAGACGGTCCTGCAAAAGATAATGAACAGAATCGTCTTGTAGTGCGAGTCGGTAAAGGTGCGATACGAGTTGCTCGAAGCGCGTGACATTTATTAACGCGTGGTTCTGGATCCGTTGGGCAAACTTATGCGGAAGCGGGTTGGGTGTCGAGAGTAGGAGGATCGATAATTAATTCCTGATGGATTTTTGTGGAGGCCGACGGTGGCTGTTCGTGTTTGCCGTAGGGAGGATCGCAAACGCGGTGGAGACCTGTCATTGGGGCACGAGCGGAGGAGATGGATTTGTTTCGCAGCTGTGTACACTGCTTAATGTAGAAGCCAGCGGGGATGGGGATCGGTCCGGTGCTGCTGGTAAGGTGTCCCTAAGTCCGAAAGCTAACTATCATACGCTCGTTTCTCTGTTCTAGATCGACGAGCGTTAAAACCTCGGCAAACGAGGGAAAAGAGGAGGCGACAATCGCTTAGATAATTCCTCTGATTTACGTACAATGCTGGTCCCGATGATCTCTCCCGCTAAACGATGTCCGCGCCGTGGGTAACGGCTGGTGGTTGGTAATTCACGAAATTCGCATCGCTGCCGCCGTCCTCCAAGTTGTCCATCGACGGTCTCCCCATTCTCAAGGCGTCGTACTCTTCGCCGAGCTTTTTGTACGTTTCCGCGCGATTCTCCAGAATCTCCCTGATGATCTCTAAAAAGTTGCGCGAAGGGATGAACAGGAAGATCCGAGCCGGGGCGAGGGATGCGCGAGGGTATCGAATGTTTCGCAAACTTGGTAACGATAACGAGCGGGGTGTACCGCGGAGGGTTCGAATAAGTGTTATTTATGAGGTTTCGGTGACCGGAGCGGCGACAGGGATCGGTATGTCGCGACATAGTGGCACCAGATCGATGTACCTGGAGCTTATAGCTTTCCGTGCGGTCTTAAACCCCCGTACTTTCACAGGGTTAATAACGAACGGCGCGAAAGTCCCTTTTGCCCCTGCTCGCCGCTACAAAGCCTccgtagacaaaaatgttattagcgCCACGGACAGCGGACAAAGAGAGGCTTGGCATCGGTGTTACTGACACCTTTGCAACCTAAAGTCAAGTTCTCCGTGACGCAGGTGTGTAATGGGGTCCCTTTGAACATCTACGTGCCACACCCGGGAGCTCGGATTATGAATTACATTTGCGTCGCGCGGGCCACATTTACCCGTGAGTAATTCCCTGCTCTCGATCATGTTGCCCATTTCTTTCTTCACCTCCTTCATCAGCCACGGCATGAAGCCATCCTCGACATCTGCGTAAAACAAAAATGTTACGGGTTTCTACGTGATCCGGCTGGGTTTAAGAAACGAATTAGAAGCGAGAGGCTAGCGTGCGTCGCTGTCGGGTATCATACTCTTATCTACCGTATGCATCTattatgtacataaagaagaaTTAATAAACCTTTCTGATTAACTAATTCACAAAAAGTAGCAGTGTTCTCGCGAGTTCACGAACCAGCCTTGATCTCGTCCAGCAGGAACCCGGACATCTTTAGCCCTTCGAGAACCGCCGGAAGAAGCTCCGCGATGTAACCCGTCAGGAGGGTGGCGGCTGCCACGCGTTCTTCCGACTCCCTTTGAGCTCTCATTGCCTTTTCGTGCTGCCTCAATCGTTGATCCTTCGGGACAATTGCAAATGTAAGTCTACTCTTCGCGCGACTCTGTTAAACCTCCGTTTCAGAACTGTCTCTATCTACCTTTTCCTCCCTTAATCTCCTCTCCTGCTCCTCGAGTCTTTGCGCCTCGGCCTTCTCAGCCGCGCGCAATTCCAAGAACTTCCTCTGCTGCTCTTTCAGGGCAGCGATTTCCTCCTCCTCGAGCACCTCTATCAACGCCTGCTCGATCGTTTTCCCGACGAGCAGCTCCAATATCGGCTGCACCTCGAAGTCGAAGTCGAACAGCTGCAAGTAGAGGTTGCCTGCTGAACATTCGGTGCCTCGAACGATTTCGTCCTGCTCGCGTAACCAGGATCGTCCGGCAGTGGGGGGAACTTACGTCACCAGGCTCGATTTGCGTGCTGACATCCTCGCCGACTTTGTCCGGGCAATACTGCGGGGTTGGTGGCCTGTCCAAGAAGTAGTCGGTTTGCGTGGCGACGTCCGCCTCGTCCGGTTTCTCGGACAACTGTAACGAACAGATTTTTCAAGGAATAACAGGGGAATTGGTGAATAGTTGGGATCGAAGGGCGCTACCTCTTCGAGAAAGATATCCGTCTGCACTGGCTCGTGTTTGCGGCCAGCAACAGGAGGCGGTGAGCCTATTCTGGCTACCAGGGTGCTGGTATCCTGCGTTTGAGCCCGCTTCCGAGCCAAGTGCCTTCTCCTGGCCTCCGCCTGCCTCGCCGCTGTCGATTGTTCCCCATCGATCTGCGACAAACACGCAGACGGTTCCTCTATCAACCATAGAGCTCCCCATAAAACCTCTACCGGACGTTTCCTTCGTCGCCAATTTATTCGAACGTCGTCGTTTTCTTACTTACAAGGACTTGCGCGGTGGCATACGTGCTTCCGCGAACGACACGACGGTCGAACATGATATTCCCGAAAGGAATCTGTTGATCGCTGTGAACAGAGCAGAATATATTTATCCGCTTGGGGTATGTTGGGCAAGCGTCGACAAGTTGCAAGTGGGTGCTCGGAATTCTGCGCGCATTGTGTATCGCGTAACGCCGAGGTACGATCTCGCAGCACGCGACTGTACTCGATAATAAAGGCTCGGTTCTCTTTCGTGCGGTACGCGAGGGAGTGTTTTCGCAAGAGCGTAGAGTTCGTCGACGACGAACTTACGTCGGATCGTTCTTCCTGGCGATCTTGGGTCGGTCGTCCAAGGTCGAGGCAGCCATGGCCGTGGCGTTGATCATTCCGAGGGTGAAATCGACGGTGGCCTTGAGAGCGGCTGGGCACCTAGCGTTATGGCTGCTGTGACGTACCTCTGGCTTCTTGGCCAACGACACGAGGGACTTGAATCTGGATCGCAGAGGGCAGCTGTCCGGTTCCTCGTTGTCGTTCGCGATAGGAGCGATACCGAGAAGGGCCGCCACTTCTGGCGGTGGCATAAGAAACTCCCCCGTCTTCACGGTGGTGATGAACGGTTTCTTGCGAAACAGTTGGTTCCTCTTCGCGCTCTTGCGCTGCTCCTCCTTCTCCTGCTCCTGGATCTTCTTCAGTTTCGCGTTCAGCACCTCGTTGAAGTCCTCGGTGGACAGGGTGATGCTCGGCTTGATCGCTGGCACCTTGTCCAGCGACTGCAAGCTGTCCTGGCTTCTGCTCCTCGTTTTCTTCTTCAAGGGATTCACCTGGCTGGACTGCAGGCTCGCCTGGACGAGGTGGTCGTTCGATCTGCTGAGCCGCTTCTGGTAGTACAGCCCGCTCTTGGAGTTCTCGTGGCGAGTGATTTCAGATCGATTCGTCTCCCCGTCGCCGTTCACGTGAAGCAGCGGCAGATTGGTGTCCAGGCCATCCTTCTGGAGGATCGTGAAAGCGGGCAGACCCTTGAGCTGGCGATCGAAGGGATCGCCGTTGGCCGTCGGCGGCAACGGCAGCGTGGAAATCCCAGCCGGCATGTCGCCCTCTTCTTCGTCAATCTTCCGAGGAACCTCCACCCTTGCTCATCGCAAGTGATAATTTTTCTCTCCTCCTACGTCCAATGGATTTCCTTTGATCGACGCTCGCGGCTGGGGTAAGTTCAATGACGCGAACCTTCCAGACAGCTGATGCGCTGGGACGCGTCAGGTAGCAACGGATCGCCACGCTCTCGGACCCTCGGACCTTTTCAAGTGGAACGGGTCGGTCTACGCTCAGACCGGCAAGTGGCGCGTCCGTACGGAAGCCGCTCTCCCGCGATTATTCACTCAATTATTTAGGAACAGAGTCACGAATTCTGAATAATGCCTGCGGCTGTCGTACAGAGTTGGGGGACAGTGATACCGACGGCGGTATCGATCGCAAGAGAACGTTATTTTTCATAGGGCATCGGCATGTGTCGTAGAGGAACGTTTCCAGGAGAAATTGCCAGCGGTCACGTTGCTCTATAACTCTGTACGGAAGCAAGGAACGCGGCGGAACAACGTGCAGGTTCGAACGGGTGGAAAAGCAGCGGGCGAGAGTGTTGCGTGCTTTAGCACCGGTTGCAGGGAAGGATCGAGGGTGCTTTGCGAAGTGGCGACGAGAGCTCGCGCACGGTGTCCACGGCATTACTAACCGGCTGGCAACCGTGCGAGCGAGCTCGCAGACTGGACAATGTCCTTAGGAATCGACCGACATAGACCGCAGACAGGGTGCGCGTGTATTTTTACCGCGCGAGCGGCCACTCAATAACGCTGACCATCGTCAACTTTGCGCATGCCTAAGTCATGGCCCGAAGGGGCTCGAAATCGGTGGTAACTATGACCACGTACGTCCGTCCACGTTCCATGCTCGTCCCGAGCCTCGCGACCCCCGCCGCCAACCCCTTCAAGGTGAAACGTTACGTTTGACCGATCGTTTCTTGTCTTATGTCGCCTCGCTTCGCCACCCCCTCCGCGCCTCGGGCCGCGTCGTCCGAGGCAGACTAATCGCATCCTTTAAATCGCGTGCTCGAATCCCGACCTCCGTTTCCCGGAGATTAATAACGCCGGTTCGCACGTTCGATCATCGACCCCGTCCAGTGTTTCAATTTTCCGTTTCGACTTCGCGGAATCGTAGGAGCGCTCCAACACCTGCTCTTTCCGCTATTAGCGTACTGCGGCTGTCCTTGAAGCGGTGGTGCGTTCCGCGCCAAAGCCGCGTGATGTAGAATTGCCAAGCTTATCGGTTCGTGCGCGATAAGATAAGCTGGACGGGCAAAcgcattttcttctttcaccCGCGGAAGGTGCGCCCTTCTAG
This window contains:
- the Rsph3 gene encoding radial spoke head protein 3 isoform X1, producing the protein MPAGISTLPLPPTANGDPFDRQLKGLPAFTILQKDGLDTNLPLLHVNGDGETNRSEITRHENSKSGLYYQKRLSRSNDHLVQASLQSSQVNPLKKKTRSRSQDSLQSLDKVPAIKPSITLSTEDFNEVLNAKLKKIQEQEKEEQRKSAKRNQLFRKKPFITTVKTGEFLMPPPEVAALLGIAPIANDNEEPDSCPLRSRFKSLVSLAKKPEVRHSSHNARCPAALKATVDFTLGMINATAMAASTLDDRPKIARKNDPTDQQIPFGNIMFDRRVVRGSTYATAQVLIDGEQSTAARQAEARRRHLARKRAQTQDTSTLVARIGSPPPVAGRKHEPVQTDIFLEELSEKPDEADVATQTDYFLDRPPTPQYCPDKVGEDVSTQIEPGDLFDFDFEVQPILELLVGKTIEQALIEVLEEEEIAALKEQQRKFLELRAAEKAEAQRLEEQERRLREEKDQRLRQHEKAMRAQRESEERVAAATLLTGYIAELLPAVLEGLKMSGFLLDEIKADVEDGFMPWLMKEVKKEMGNMIESRELLTEIIREILENRAETYKKLGEEYDALRMGRPSMDNLEDGGSDANFVNYQPPAVTHGADIV
- the Rsph3 gene encoding radial spoke head protein 3 isoform X2, producing MPAGISTLPLPPTANGDPFDRQLKGLPAFTILQKDGLDTNLPLLHVNGDGETNRSEITRHENSKSGLYYQKRLSRSNDHLVQASLQSSQVNPLKKKTRSRSQDSLQSLDKVPAIKPSITLSTEDFNEVLNAKLKKIQEQEKEEQRKSAKRNQLFRKKPFITTVKTGEFLMPPPEVAALLGIAPIANDNEEPDSCPLRSRFKSLVSLAKKPEVRHSSHNARCPAALKATVDFTLGMINATAMAASTLDDRPKIARKNDPTDQQIPFGNIMFDRRVVRGSTYATAQVLIDGEQSTAARQAEARRRHLARKRAQTQDTSTLVARIGSPPPVAGRKHEPVQTDIFLEELSEKPDEADVATQTDYFLDRPPTPQYCPDKVGEDVSTQIEPGDLFDFDFEVQPILELLVGKTIEQALIEVLEEEEIAALKEQQRKFLELRAAEKAEAQRLEEQERRLREEKDQRLRQHEKAMRAQRESEERVAAATLLTGYIAELLPAVLEGLKMSGFLLDEIKAGS